A genomic region of Pseudomonas migulae contains the following coding sequences:
- the dacB gene encoding D-alanyl-D-alanine carboxypeptidase/D-alanyl-D-alanine endopeptidase, protein MIKSLRPLLLASLLIPLALPVSAASINTGLSPNVEKALKASKLQDNALSLVMIPLNGPGTPTIFNADVSVNPASTMKLVTTYAALEMLGPNHQWKTEFYTDGTLSGGILNGNLYLKGGGDPKLNMEKLWLLMRDLRANGVTQVTGDLVLDRGFFVQPQLPEFNDDGNDENKPFLVKPDSLLVNLKALRFVARNDNGRVLISVEPPISSIRIENQVKAVNSKQCTGGVRYNPVTQADGTVNVTVGGQLGDGCSSQTYLSLLDHATYTAGAVRAIWKELGGSIQGKDVLAPTPKDAKVLARAFSPDLAEIIRDINKYSNNTMAQQLFLSLGQKFRTDADSDDAKAAQRVVRQWLAKKGITAPHLVMENGSGLSRAERVSAREMAAMLQAAWRSPYAAEFISSMPIAGTDGTMRKRLKTTAMRGEAHVKTGTLNTVRAISGFSRDVNGNTWAVVAILNDKAPFGASSVLDQVLLDLYRQPKLPDTASVL, encoded by the coding sequence ATGATCAAATCTTTGCGTCCACTGTTGCTGGCCAGTCTTCTCATCCCCCTGGCCCTCCCCGTTTCCGCCGCCTCCATCAACACCGGCCTGTCGCCCAACGTCGAAAAAGCCCTGAAGGCCAGCAAGTTGCAGGACAACGCCCTGTCACTGGTGATGATCCCGCTCAACGGCCCCGGCACGCCGACCATTTTCAATGCTGACGTCTCGGTCAACCCGGCCTCGACCATGAAACTCGTCACCACGTACGCTGCCCTGGAAATGCTCGGCCCGAACCATCAGTGGAAAACCGAGTTCTACACCGACGGCACGCTCAGCGGCGGCATTCTCAACGGCAACCTCTACCTCAAGGGTGGCGGCGATCCGAAACTGAACATGGAAAAACTCTGGCTGTTGATGCGCGACCTGCGCGCCAACGGCGTAACCCAGGTCACCGGCGACCTGGTGCTGGATCGTGGTTTCTTCGTGCAACCGCAATTGCCCGAGTTCAACGATGACGGCAATGACGAGAACAAACCGTTCCTGGTCAAACCCGATTCACTGCTGGTCAACCTCAAGGCACTGCGCTTCGTGGCGCGCAACGACAACGGTCGGGTGCTGATTTCGGTCGAGCCGCCGATTTCCAGCATCCGCATCGAAAACCAGGTCAAGGCCGTCAACTCCAAGCAATGCACCGGTGGCGTGCGCTACAACCCGGTGACCCAGGCCGATGGCACCGTGAACGTGACCGTCGGCGGTCAGTTGGGTGATGGCTGCAGCTCGCAGACTTACCTGTCGTTGCTCGACCACGCAACCTATACCGCGGGCGCGGTCCGGGCGATCTGGAAAGAACTGGGTGGCAGCATCCAGGGCAAGGACGTGCTGGCACCAACGCCAAAAGATGCCAAGGTCCTCGCTCGCGCCTTCTCGCCGGACCTGGCGGAAATCATTCGCGACATCAACAAATACAGTAACAACACCATGGCTCAGCAGCTGTTCCTGAGCCTGGGCCAGAAATTCCGCACCGACGCCGACAGCGACGACGCCAAGGCGGCCCAGCGCGTGGTGCGTCAGTGGCTGGCGAAGAAAGGCATCACCGCGCCGCACCTGGTGATGGAAAACGGTTCCGGCCTGTCCCGGGCAGAACGTGTCAGTGCGCGGGAAATGGCGGCGATGCTGCAGGCCGCATGGCGCAGCCCGTACGCGGCCGAGTTCATCAGCTCGATGCCGATTGCCGGCACCGACGGCACCATGCGCAAACGCCTGAAGACCACCGCGATGCGCGGTGAAGCCCACGTCAAGACCGGCACCCTGAACACCGTGCGCGCGATCTCCGGTTTCAGCCGCGACGTTAACGGCAATACCTGGGCGGTGGTGGCGATCCTCAACGACAAGGCACCGTTTGGTGCGTCGTCGGTGCTGGATCAGGTGCTGCTGGACTTGTATCGCCAGCCGAAACTGCCGGATACGGCTTCGGTGTTGTAA
- a CDS encoding YggL family protein, giving the protein MATNRSQRLRKKLCVDEFQELGFELNLDFKEDLADEAIDAFLDAFLKEAMEANGLGYVGGDDFGLVCLQKRGSVSEEQRAAVEAWLKGRSELTEATVSPLIDVWYPEKPINPVA; this is encoded by the coding sequence ATGGCGACTAACCGTTCCCAGCGTCTGCGCAAAAAACTGTGCGTCGATGAATTTCAAGAGCTGGGTTTCGAACTGAACCTGGATTTCAAAGAAGATTTGGCTGATGAAGCCATTGATGCTTTCCTCGACGCGTTCCTGAAAGAAGCCATGGAAGCCAACGGTCTGGGCTATGTTGGCGGCGACGACTTCGGTCTGGTTTGCCTGCAGAAGCGTGGCTCGGTGTCCGAAGAGCAGCGTGCTGCTGTTGAAGCCTGGCTCAAAGGCCGCAGCGAACTGACTGAAGCCACCGTCAGCCCGCTGATCGACGTCTGGTACCCGGAAAAGCCGATCAATCCGGTAGCTTGA
- a CDS encoding benzoate/H(+) symporter BenE family transporter has translation MNDATHTQLRPLADTSPSAIVAGFIAMMTGYTSSLVLMFQAGQAAGLTSGQISSWIWAISIGMAVCSIGLSLRYRTPITIAWSTPGAALLITSLGGVSYGEAIGAYITCAVLVTICGLTGSFERLVKKIPASLAAALLAGILFKIGSEIFVAAQHRTALVLGMFFTYLVVKRLSPRYAVLAALLIGTALSGLMGLLDFSAFHLEVATPVWTTPHFSLAATISIGIPLFVVAMTSQNMPGIAVLRADGYTVPASPLITTTGIASLLLAPFGSHGINLAAISAAICTGPHAHEDRNKRYTAAVWCGIFYGIAGVFGATLAALFAALPKELELSIAALALFGSIINGLSIAMAEVKEREAALITFMVTASGLTLFSIGSAFWGIVAGVVTLVILNWRKA, from the coding sequence ATGAACGACGCCACGCACACGCAGCTCCGTCCTCTGGCCGATACGTCACCCTCGGCCATCGTTGCCGGGTTCATCGCCATGATGACCGGCTACACCAGTTCCCTGGTGCTGATGTTCCAGGCCGGGCAAGCGGCCGGATTGACCAGCGGGCAGATTTCTTCGTGGATCTGGGCGATTTCGATCGGCATGGCGGTGTGCTCGATCGGCCTGTCGCTGCGTTATCGCACGCCCATCACCATCGCCTGGTCGACACCCGGCGCGGCGTTGCTGATCACCAGTCTGGGCGGTGTGAGCTACGGCGAAGCCATTGGCGCCTACATCACCTGTGCCGTGCTGGTGACCATTTGTGGTTTGACCGGCAGCTTCGAACGCCTGGTGAAGAAGATTCCAGCGTCATTGGCCGCAGCGTTGCTGGCGGGGATCCTGTTCAAGATCGGCAGCGAAATCTTCGTCGCCGCCCAGCATCGCACCGCGCTGGTGCTGGGAATGTTCTTCACATACCTGGTGGTCAAGCGCCTGTCGCCCCGCTACGCCGTACTTGCTGCATTGCTTATCGGCACGGCGTTGTCAGGGCTCATGGGGCTGCTGGACTTCAGTGCGTTTCACCTGGAAGTGGCGACGCCGGTCTGGACCACGCCGCACTTCTCCCTGGCCGCGACCATCAGCATCGGCATCCCGCTGTTCGTCGTGGCGATGACCTCGCAGAACATGCCGGGCATCGCCGTGTTGCGCGCCGACGGTTACACGGTACCGGCCTCGCCGCTGATCACCACGACGGGCATCGCCTCGCTGCTGCTGGCGCCATTCGGTTCCCACGGGATCAACCTGGCGGCCATCAGCGCGGCCATCTGCACCGGCCCGCATGCCCACGAGGATCGCAACAAGCGTTACACGGCAGCGGTCTGGTGCGGGATTTTCTACGGAATCGCCGGAGTCTTCGGCGCGACGCTGGCGGCGTTGTTTGCCGCGTTGCCGAAAGAACTGGAGCTGTCGATTGCGGCGCTGGCGCTGTTCGGCTCGATCATCAATGGCTTGAGCATTGCCATGGCCGAAGTGAAAGAACGTGAAGCGGCGCTGATCACCTTCATGGTCACGGCGTCGGGGCTGACGCTGTTTTCCATCGGCTCGGCGTTCTGGGGGATTGTGGCGGGGGTGGTGACGCTGGTGATTCTGAATTGGCGCAAGGCTTGA
- a CDS encoding GntR family transcriptional regulator — translation MNEQLQPLKKQPRAGKAGRSGTQDDIVYAHIFEAILEQRLAPGTKLSEEALGEIFGVSRTIIRRALSRLAHEGVVLLRPNRGAVVASPSVEEARQVFLARRLVERAITELAVQHATAEQIAELRQMVNDERDSFSRGDRGAGIRLSGEFHLKLAEAAKNAPLISFQRSLVSQTSLIIAQYESGNRSHCSYDEHTQLIDAIEARNGELAVNLMMHHMDHIDSKLNLDEESASDDLHAVFSHLLQTKKPGRSTAKL, via the coding sequence ATGAACGAACAGTTGCAACCCCTCAAGAAACAACCGCGAGCAGGCAAAGCCGGCCGCAGCGGTACCCAGGACGATATTGTCTACGCGCATATCTTCGAGGCCATCCTCGAACAGCGCCTGGCGCCCGGCACCAAGTTGAGCGAAGAAGCGCTGGGGGAAATTTTCGGGGTCAGTCGCACCATCATTCGCCGCGCGCTGTCGCGCCTGGCCCATGAAGGCGTCGTGCTGCTGCGGCCGAACCGTGGCGCCGTGGTTGCCAGCCCGAGTGTCGAAGAAGCGCGTCAGGTGTTCCTCGCCCGGCGTCTGGTCGAGCGGGCGATCACTGAACTGGCGGTGCAACACGCCACCGCCGAGCAAATCGCCGAATTGCGCCAGATGGTCAACGACGAACGCGACAGTTTCTCCCGTGGCGATCGCGGTGCCGGTATCCGCTTGTCGGGCGAGTTCCACCTGAAACTGGCCGAAGCGGCGAAGAATGCACCGCTGATCAGCTTCCAGCGCAGCCTGGTGTCCCAGACTTCGTTGATCATCGCCCAGTATGAAAGTGGCAACCGTTCGCACTGTTCCTACGACGAGCACACCCAGCTGATCGACGCCATCGAAGCGCGTAACGGTGAGTTGGCGGTGAACCTGATGATGCATCACATGGATCACATCGACAGCAAACTCAACCTCGACGAGGAAAGTGCGTCGGATGATTTGCATGCGGTGTTTTCGCATTTGTTGCAGACCAAGAAGCCTGGGCGTTCGACCGCCAAGCTCTAA
- the guaD gene encoding guanine deaminase: MPLTRKAYRAAILHSIADPAEVGIEASYEYFEDGLLVVDNGQISALGHASELLPTLPADIEITHYQDALITPGFIDTHIHLPQTGMVGAYGEQLLDWLNTYTFPCESQFADKAHADEVADIFIKELLRNGTTTALVFGSVHPQSVNSFFEAAEQLDLRMIAGKVMMDRNAPDYLTDTAESSYVESKALIERWHGKGRLHYAVTPRFAPTSTPEQLTLAGQLLSEYPDLYMQTHISENLKEVEWVKALFPERKGYLDVYDHYQLLGERSVFAHGVHLCDDECARLAETGSAIAFCPTSNFFLGSGLFNLPMAEKHKLNVGLGTDVGGGTSFSLLQTLNEAYKVMQLQGARLSPFKSLYLATLGGARALRLEDKIGTLLPGTDADFLVLDYNATPLLSYRLKQANNIAETLFVLMTLGDDRTVLQTYAAGNQVHQR; this comes from the coding sequence ATGCCTTTGACTCGTAAAGCCTACCGCGCCGCCATCCTGCACAGCATCGCCGACCCCGCCGAAGTGGGCATCGAAGCCTCATACGAGTATTTCGAAGACGGTTTGCTGGTGGTCGATAACGGCCAGATCAGTGCCCTCGGTCACGCCAGCGAATTGCTGCCGACCCTGCCGGCCGATATCGAGATCACTCATTATCAGGACGCGCTGATCACGCCAGGTTTCATCGACACCCACATCCACCTGCCGCAAACCGGCATGGTCGGCGCCTACGGCGAGCAGTTGCTGGACTGGCTCAACACCTACACCTTCCCGTGCGAAAGCCAGTTCGCCGACAAGGCTCACGCCGACGAAGTCGCGGACATTTTCATCAAGGAACTGCTGCGCAACGGCACCACCACCGCGCTGGTGTTCGGCAGCGTGCACCCGCAATCGGTGAACTCGTTCTTCGAAGCCGCCGAACAGCTGGACCTGCGGATGATCGCCGGCAAGGTGATGATGGACCGCAATGCGCCGGACTACCTGACCGACACTGCCGAATCCAGCTACGTCGAAAGCAAGGCGTTGATCGAGCGCTGGCACGGCAAGGGTCGCTTGCACTATGCGGTCACTCCGCGTTTCGCGCCGACCAGCACCCCGGAACAACTGACCCTCGCCGGCCAGTTGCTGAGCGAATATCCGGACCTGTACATGCAGACCCACATCAGCGAAAACCTCAAGGAAGTCGAGTGGGTCAAGGCGCTGTTCCCGGAGCGCAAGGGTTACCTCGACGTCTACGATCACTATCAGTTGCTGGGCGAGCGCTCGGTGTTCGCCCACGGCGTGCACCTGTGCGACGACGAGTGCGCGCGACTGGCCGAAACCGGCTCGGCGATCGCCTTCTGCCCGACCTCGAACTTCTTCCTCGGCAGCGGCCTGTTCAATTTGCCGATGGCGGAGAAGCACAAACTGAATGTCGGTCTGGGCACGGACGTGGGTGGCGGCACCAGTTTCTCGCTGCTGCAGACGTTGAACGAAGCGTACAAAGTCATGCAACTGCAAGGTGCGCGACTGAGCCCGTTCAAATCGCTGTACCTGGCGACCCTCGGCGGCGCCCGCGCATTGCGCCTGGAAGACAAGATCGGCACGTTGCTGCCGGGCACCGATGCGGACTTCCTGGTGCTGGATTACAACGCCACGCCGTTACTGAGTTATCGCTTGAAGCAGGCGAACAACATTGCCGAGACGTTGTTTGTGTTGATGACACTGGGGGATGACCGGACTGTTCTGCAGACGTATGCGGCGGGGAATCAGGTGCATCAGCGCTAG
- the xdhC gene encoding xanthine dehydrogenase accessory protein XdhC has protein sequence MYNWIDALADLQSQGEPCVLVTIIEELGSTPRNAGSKMVISATQSFDTIGGGHLEYKAMQIGRDMLASGKQDTHLERFSLGASLGQCCGGVTVLLFEPMGQVQAQIAVFGAGHVGRALVPLLASLPCRVRWIDSREDEFPEQIPHGVRKIVAEEPVDEIDDLPAGSYCIVMTHNHQLDLELTAAILKRNDFAYFGLIGSKTKRVKFEHRLRDRGFDSSVLQRMRCPMGLGEVKGKLPVEIAISIAGEIIATYNANFGQHTASAGSSIAKLLPASRRSQASS, from the coding sequence ATGTACAACTGGATCGACGCCCTCGCCGACCTGCAATCCCAGGGTGAACCCTGCGTGTTGGTGACCATCATCGAAGAGCTCGGCTCGACGCCGCGCAATGCCGGTTCGAAGATGGTCATCAGCGCCACTCAGAGCTTCGACACCATCGGTGGCGGGCATCTGGAATACAAGGCCATGCAGATCGGCCGCGACATGCTGGCCAGCGGCAAACAGGACACCCATCTGGAGCGTTTCAGCCTCGGCGCCAGCCTGGGCCAGTGCTGCGGCGGCGTGACGGTTTTGCTGTTCGAACCGATGGGCCAGGTCCAGGCGCAGATCGCCGTGTTCGGCGCCGGCCATGTCGGCCGGGCGCTGGTGCCGCTGCTCGCCAGCCTGCCCTGCCGGGTGCGCTGGATCGATTCGCGGGAAGACGAATTTCCCGAGCAGATCCCCCACGGCGTACGCAAGATCGTCGCCGAAGAACCCGTGGATGAAATCGATGACCTGCCCGCCGGCAGCTACTGCATCGTCATGACCCACAACCACCAGCTCGACCTCGAACTCACCGCCGCGATCCTCAAGCGCAACGACTTCGCCTACTTCGGCCTGATCGGTTCGAAGACCAAACGGGTGAAGTTCGAACATCGCCTGCGCGACCGCGGTTTTGACAGCAGCGTGCTGCAACGCATGCGCTGCCCGATGGGCCTCGGCGAAGTCAAAGGCAAGTTGCCTGTGGAAATCGCCATCTCCATCGCCGGCGAAATCATCGCCACCTATAACGCGAATTTCGGCCAGCACACCGCCAGCGCCGGATCATCGATTGCCAAACTGCTGCCTGCTTCACGCCGCAGCCAAGCCTCCAGTTGA
- the xdhB gene encoding xanthine dehydrogenase molybdopterin binding subunit: MSNHHAVEKTQAELAELFAKDLTTCVGRSVKHDSAAKHVSGEAQYIDDRLEFPNQLHVYARLSDRAHAKIISIDTTPCYAFEGVRIAITHEDVPGLKDIGPLLPGDPLLAIDTVEFVGQPVIAVAAKDLETARKAAMAAIIEYEDLEPVLDVVEALRKRHFVLDSHTHQRGDSAGALATAEHRIQGTLHIGGQEHFYLETQISSVMPTEDGGMIVYCSTQNPTEVQKLVAEVLDVSMNKIVVDMRRMGGGFGGKETQAASPACLCAVIAHLTGQPTKMRLPRVEDMLMTGKRHPFYVEYDVGFDSTGRLHGIALELAGNCGCSPDLSASIVDRAMFHADNSYYLGDATINGHRCKTNTASNTAYRGFGGPQGMVAIEEVMDAIARHLALDPLAVRKANYYGKTERNVTHYYQTVEHNMLEEMTAELEESSQYAERREAIRRYNANSPILKKGLALTPVKFGISFTASFLNQAGALVHVYTDGSIHLNHGGTEMGQGLNTKVAQVVAEVFQVEMDRVQITATNTDKVPNTSPTAASSGADLNGKAAQNAAQIIKQRLIEFAARQYKVSEEDVEFHNGHVRVRDHILTFEALIQQAYFAQVSLSSTGFYKTPKIFYDRSQARGRPFYYYAFGAACCEVIIDTLTGEYKMLRTDILHDVGASLNPAIDIGQVEGGFIQGMGWLTMEELVWNAKGKLMTNGPASYKIPAVADMPLDLRVKLVENRKNPEDTVFHSKAVGEPPFMLGIASWCAIKDAVASLGDYKHQPKIDAPATPERVLWGCEQMRQLKVAKAAEVEPELASL; this comes from the coding sequence ATGTCTAACCATCACGCCGTAGAGAAGACCCAGGCCGAACTGGCTGAACTGTTCGCCAAGGACCTGACCACCTGTGTCGGCCGCAGCGTCAAGCACGACAGCGCCGCCAAGCATGTGTCCGGTGAAGCGCAGTACATCGACGATCGCCTGGAATTTCCGAACCAGCTGCACGTTTACGCCCGGCTGTCGGACCGTGCCCACGCGAAAATCATCAGCATCGACACCACGCCCTGCTACGCCTTTGAAGGCGTGCGCATCGCCATCACCCATGAAGACGTGCCCGGTTTGAAAGATATCGGGCCGTTGCTGCCGGGTGATCCGTTGCTGGCCATCGACACCGTGGAATTTGTTGGTCAACCGGTGATTGCCGTTGCGGCGAAAGACCTGGAAACCGCACGCAAAGCCGCGATGGCCGCGATCATCGAATACGAAGATCTGGAGCCGGTGCTGGACGTGGTCGAAGCCTTGCGCAAACGCCACTTCGTGCTCGACAGCCACACCCATCAGCGTGGCGATTCGGCCGGTGCCCTGGCCACCGCAGAACATCGTATTCAAGGCACGCTGCACATCGGCGGGCAGGAACACTTCTACCTCGAAACCCAGATCTCTTCGGTGATGCCGACTGAAGATGGCGGGATGATCGTCTACTGCTCGACCCAGAACCCAACCGAAGTGCAGAAACTGGTGGCCGAGGTGCTGGACGTTTCGATGAACAAAATCGTGGTCGACATGCGTCGCATGGGCGGTGGTTTCGGCGGCAAGGAAACCCAGGCGGCCAGTCCCGCGTGCCTGTGCGCGGTCATCGCGCACCTCACCGGTCAACCGACCAAGATGCGCTTGCCACGCGTCGAAGACATGCTGATGACCGGCAAGCGTCACCCCTTCTATGTCGAATATGACGTCGGTTTCGACAGCACCGGCCGCCTGCACGGCATCGCACTGGAATTGGCGGGGAACTGCGGTTGCTCGCCGGACTTGTCGGCGTCGATTGTCGACCGCGCGATGTTCCATGCCGACAACTCGTACTACCTGGGCGATGCGACCATCAACGGTCATCGCTGCAAGACCAACACCGCGTCGAACACCGCTTACCGGGGTTTCGGCGGCCCGCAAGGCATGGTCGCGATCGAAGAAGTGATGGACGCGATTGCCCGTCATCTGGCCCTCGATCCGCTGGCGGTGCGCAAGGCCAACTACTACGGCAAGACCGAGCGCAACGTCACCCATTACTACCAGACCGTCGAGCACAACATGCTCGAGGAAATGACCGCCGAACTGGAAGAAAGCAGCCAGTACGCCGAGCGCCGCGAAGCGATTCGTCGCTACAACGCCAACAGCCCGATCCTGAAAAAAGGCCTGGCACTGACCCCGGTTAAATTCGGTATTTCGTTCACGGCGAGTTTTCTCAATCAGGCGGGTGCACTGGTCCACGTCTACACCGACGGCAGCATCCACCTGAACCACGGCGGCACCGAAATGGGCCAGGGTTTGAACACCAAGGTTGCGCAGGTCGTGGCCGAAGTGTTCCAGGTGGAAATGGACCGGGTGCAAATCACCGCGACCAACACCGACAAGGTGCCGAACACTTCGCCGACCGCAGCGTCCAGTGGTGCCGACCTGAACGGCAAGGCTGCGCAGAACGCGGCGCAAATCATCAAGCAACGCCTGATCGAATTTGCTGCGCGCCAGTACAAGGTCAGCGAAGAAGACGTGGAATTCCACAACGGTCACGTGCGGGTCCGCGATCACATCCTGACTTTTGAAGCGCTGATCCAGCAGGCGTATTTCGCCCAGGTGTCGCTGTCGAGCACCGGGTTCTACAAGACCCCGAAAATCTTCTACGACCGCAGTCAGGCGCGGGGTCGGCCGTTCTACTACTACGCCTTCGGCGCGGCATGCTGCGAAGTGATCATTGACACCCTGACCGGCGAGTACAAGATGCTGCGCACCGACATCCTCCACGACGTCGGCGCCTCGCTGAACCCGGCGATCGACATCGGCCAGGTCGAGGGCGGCTTCATCCAGGGCATGGGCTGGCTGACGATGGAAGAGCTGGTCTGGAATGCCAAGGGCAAACTGATGACCAACGGCCCGGCGAGCTACAAGATCCCGGCCGTGGCGGACATGCCGCTGGACCTGCGGGTGAAGCTGGTGGAAAACCGCAAGAACCCGGAAGACACGGTGTTCCACTCCAAGGCAGTGGGCGAGCCGCCGTTCATGCTCGGCATCGCGTCGTGGTGTGCGATCAAGGATGCGGTGGCGAGTCTGGGCGACTACAAGCATCAACCGAAAATCGATGCACCGGCGACCCCGGAGCGGGTGTTGTGGGGCTGTGAGCAGATGCGGCAGTTGAAGGTGGCGAAGGCTGCCGAGGTTGAGCCGGAGTTGGCTTCACTCTAA
- the xdhA gene encoding xanthine dehydrogenase small subunit encodes MIQFLLNQELRSEHALDPNLTVLNYLRDHVGKPGTKEGCASGDCGACTVVVGELQTDDDGREHIRYRSLNSCLTFVSSLHGKQLISVEDLKHQGELHSVQKAMVECHGSQCGFCTPGFVMSLFALQKNSDQPDSHKAHEALAGNLCRCTGYRPILAAAEQSCCGQQPDQFDAREADTIARLKAIAPTDIGELNSGDKRCLVPLTVADLADLYDAYPQARLLAGGTDLALEVTQFHRTLPVMIYVGNVAEMKRIERFDDRLEIGAATALSDCYEALKAEYPDFGELLQRFASLQIRNQGTLGGNIGNASPIGDSPPLLIALGAQIVLCKGETRRTLALEDYFIDYRVTARQESEFIEKIIVPRASAEQLFRAYKVSKRLDDDISAVCAAFNLRLENGVIADARVAFGGMAAIPKRAAHCEAVLLGSPFNHATVERACAALAEDFTPLSDFRASKEYRLLSAQNLLRKYFIELQTPHIETRVTAYV; translated from the coding sequence GTGATCCAGTTTTTACTAAACCAGGAACTCCGTAGCGAGCACGCCCTGGACCCGAACCTGACCGTGCTCAACTATCTGCGCGACCATGTGGGCAAACCCGGCACCAAAGAAGGCTGCGCCAGCGGCGACTGTGGCGCGTGCACCGTGGTGGTCGGCGAGTTGCAAACGGATGACGATGGCCGCGAACACATTCGCTATCGCAGCCTCAACTCGTGCCTGACGTTCGTTTCGTCGTTGCACGGCAAACAACTGATCAGCGTCGAAGACCTCAAGCACCAGGGCGAGCTGCACAGCGTGCAGAAAGCCATGGTCGAGTGCCATGGCTCGCAGTGTGGCTTCTGCACCCCCGGTTTCGTGATGTCGCTGTTTGCACTGCAAAAGAACAGCGATCAACCAGATTCGCATAAAGCGCACGAAGCGCTGGCCGGCAACCTCTGCCGCTGCACCGGCTATCGGCCGATCCTCGCCGCCGCCGAGCAGTCCTGCTGCGGCCAGCAACCCGACCAGTTCGATGCTCGCGAAGCCGACACCATCGCCCGCCTGAAAGCCATCGCCCCCACCGATATCGGCGAACTCAACAGTGGCGACAAGCGCTGCCTGGTGCCGCTGACCGTCGCCGATCTGGCCGACCTCTACGACGCTTATCCGCAAGCCCGGCTGCTGGCCGGCGGTACGGACCTGGCGCTGGAAGTCACCCAGTTCCACCGCACCTTGCCGGTGATGATCTACGTCGGCAACGTCGCCGAGATGAAGCGCATCGAACGCTTTGACGATCGCCTGGAAATCGGCGCGGCGACCGCCCTCTCCGATTGCTATGAAGCCTTGAAGGCCGAGTACCCGGACTTCGGCGAACTGCTGCAACGCTTCGCGTCCTTGCAGATCCGCAACCAGGGCACCCTCGGCGGCAACATCGGCAATGCCTCGCCGATTGGTGATTCGCCTCCGCTGCTGATCGCCCTCGGCGCGCAAATCGTCCTGTGCAAAGGCGAGACCCGCCGCACCCTGGCACTGGAGGATTACTTCATCGATTACCGCGTCACTGCGCGCCAGGAAAGCGAGTTCATCGAGAAGATCATCGTGCCCCGTGCCAGTGCCGAACAGCTGTTCCGCGCCTACAAGGTGTCCAAGCGTCTGGACGATGACATTTCCGCCGTCTGCGCGGCCTTCAATCTGCGCCTTGAAAACGGTGTGATAGCTGATGCCCGCGTGGCATTTGGCGGCATGGCCGCCATCCCGAAACGCGCCGCCCACTGCGAAGCCGTGTTGCTCGGTTCACCGTTCAACCACGCCACCGTCGAACGCGCCTGCGCCGCACTGGCCGAAGACTTCACGCCGCTCTCGGACTTCCGCGCGAGCAAGGAATATCGCCTGCTCAGCGCGCAAAACCTGCTGCGCAAATACTTCATCGAACTGCAAACGCCGCACATCGAGACTCGGGTGACCGCTTATGTCTAA
- a CDS encoding GntR family transcriptional regulator produces the protein MTFKAPDSLAEQIAHHLAERIIRGEMKPGERIQEQKVTLALNVSRGSVREALLILERRHLIAILPRRGAHVTELTAHKVQSLCALMGEMYILLANAVATGWKVQADLAPFVQIQQRLTASYERQDIHAFVDDSFNVMRATYGFANNPYLQETVENLQPAMSRAYFLALEQRKASMSEYLELFEHLLAAVIARDYAQIRTVLTAYCQRSCDLVISALTDA, from the coding sequence ATGACGTTCAAGGCGCCGGACAGCCTCGCCGAGCAAATCGCTCACCACCTCGCCGAACGCATCATTCGTGGCGAAATGAAGCCCGGGGAGCGCATCCAGGAACAGAAGGTCACGCTGGCCCTCAATGTCAGCCGCGGCTCGGTCCGTGAAGCCTTGCTGATCCTCGAGCGCCGCCACCTGATCGCGATCCTGCCGCGACGCGGCGCACATGTGACCGAACTCACCGCACACAAGGTGCAGAGCCTGTGCGCGCTGATGGGCGAGATGTACATCCTGCTCGCCAATGCCGTGGCCACTGGCTGGAAAGTCCAGGCCGACCTGGCGCCGTTCGTGCAGATCCAGCAGCGCCTGACCGCGAGCTACGAGCGCCAGGACATCCATGCCTTCGTCGACGACAGTTTCAATGTGATGCGCGCCACGTACGGGTTTGCCAACAACCCGTACTTGCAGGAAACCGTCGAGAATCTGCAACCGGCCATGAGCCGTGCGTATTTCCTCGCCCTGGAGCAGCGCAAGGCCTCGATGAGCGAGTATCTGGAACTGTTCGAACACTTGCTGGCGGCCGTGATCGCCCGTGACTACGCGCAGATCCGCACCGTGCTGACCGCGTATTGCCAGCGCAGTTGCGATCTGGTGATTTCTGCCCTGACGGACGCTTAA